From one Acidimicrobiales bacterium genomic stretch:
- the tatC gene encoding twin-arginine translocase subunit TatC: MSDTGTTLDDDDGEASGEHEHTRMTLVEHLAELRTRLFRCIIAVAIGGVLCWVFYNQILEFLLQPYCDIADGACSLYVTDPLEGFTVRLKVAGYGGIALAMPVILWQFWRFITPGLYKHERRMAIPFVASALVLFALGAGLAYLTLPKALGFLRDVGGSELTEIYSPVKYITLILYMMLAFGLGFEFPIVLIFAQMAGLVTPEQLAAGRRWAIVIIFVAVAVLTPSGDPYSQIMLSLPMVLFYEAAIIVGKLMRRRKNKAAAAAAA; the protein is encoded by the coding sequence GTGAGCGACACAGGGACCACCCTGGACGACGACGACGGCGAGGCGTCAGGCGAGCACGAGCACACCCGCATGACGCTGGTGGAGCACCTCGCAGAGCTGCGCACCCGCCTGTTCCGGTGCATCATCGCCGTGGCCATCGGCGGCGTCCTGTGCTGGGTCTTCTACAACCAGATCCTCGAGTTCCTGCTCCAGCCCTACTGCGACATCGCCGACGGCGCCTGCTCGCTCTACGTCACCGACCCGCTCGAGGGCTTCACCGTCCGTCTCAAGGTGGCGGGCTACGGCGGCATCGCCTTGGCCATGCCCGTCATCCTCTGGCAGTTCTGGCGGTTCATCACCCCCGGCCTCTACAAGCACGAGCGCCGCATGGCCATCCCCTTCGTGGCGTCGGCCCTCGTGCTGTTCGCCCTGGGTGCCGGCCTGGCCTACCTCACGCTGCCCAAGGCCCTCGGCTTCCTGCGAGACGTGGGTGGCAGCGAGCTCACCGAGATCTACTCGCCGGTGAAGTACATCACCCTGATCCTGTACATGATGCTGGCCTTCGGTCTCGGCTTCGAGTTCCCCATCGTGTTGATCTTCGCCCAGATGGCCGGGCTGGTGACCCCGGAGCAGCTCGCCGCCGGCCGCCGCTGGGCCATCGTCATCATCTTCGTCGCCGTTGCCGTCCTCACCCCGAGCGGCGATCCCTACAGCCAGATCATGCTCTCGCTGCCGATGGTCCTGTTCTACGAGGCCGCCATCATCGTCGGGAAGCTGATGCGCAGGCGCAAGAACAAGGCGGCCGCGGCGGCTGCCGCCTGA
- the tatB gene encoding twin-arginine translocase subunit TatB produces MFNIGGAELLVILLVALLVLGPNKLPQAARQVGHFLGEFRRIADGFQNELKSAMDDPLAMAPKKPPAEKPKSPGGPTVIEADSTDADEPATDGNADDGAEVTDPGPTANGTAGVADPSAPDISAADTGAAATDDEA; encoded by the coding sequence GTGTTCAACATCGGCGGCGCCGAGCTCCTCGTCATCCTGCTCGTCGCCCTGCTCGTGCTCGGGCCCAACAAGCTGCCCCAGGCCGCTCGCCAGGTCGGCCACTTCCTCGGCGAGTTCCGACGCATCGCCGACGGCTTCCAGAACGAGCTCAAGTCGGCCATGGACGACCCCCTGGCGATGGCTCCCAAGAAGCCGCCGGCCGAGAAGCCGAAATCTCCGGGCGGGCCCACGGTCATCGAGGCCGACAGCACCGACGCCGATGAGCCCGCGACCGACGGCAACGCCGACGACGGCGCCGAGGTGACCGACCCGGGCCCGACCGCGAACGGTACGGCCGGCGTCGCGGACCCGAGCGCCCCGGACATCAGCGCCGCGGACACCGGCGCCGCGGCCACCGATGACGAGGCCTGA
- a CDS encoding glycerophosphodiester phosphodiesterase: protein MATRLPSLRPEPIGFAHRGGRAHAPENTLDAFALALRLGATGLESDAWITADGHVALDHDGVIGRFRRRALSLVERHHLPDHIPTLDELYATCGTDFELSLDVKDPEAAPAIVEAARSAGGGALGRLWLCHPDWKRVASWRPLAPEVRLVDSTRLRRIKEGPERRAALLADVGIDAINLHHSDWTGGLTTLFHRFERYCLGWDAQHDRPLAALIDMGIDGVFSDHVDRMVDALAAARR from the coding sequence ATGGCGACCCGCCTCCCCTCGCTGCGCCCCGAGCCGATCGGATTCGCCCATCGGGGCGGGCGCGCCCACGCCCCCGAGAACACCCTCGACGCCTTCGCGCTCGCCCTGCGCCTCGGCGCGACCGGCCTGGAGTCCGACGCCTGGATCACCGCCGACGGCCACGTCGCCCTCGACCACGACGGCGTGATCGGGCGGTTCCGGCGGAGGGCCCTTTCGCTCGTGGAGCGCCACCACCTGCCCGACCACATCCCGACGCTGGACGAGCTGTACGCCACCTGCGGCACGGACTTCGAGCTCTCCCTGGACGTGAAGGACCCCGAGGCGGCGCCCGCCATCGTCGAGGCCGCCCGGTCCGCCGGCGGCGGCGCGCTCGGACGCCTGTGGCTCTGCCACCCCGACTGGAAGCGGGTCGCCTCCTGGCGGCCGCTGGCGCCCGAGGTGCGACTCGTCGACTCGACCCGGCTCCGACGCATCAAGGAGGGCCCCGAGCGCCGCGCTGCGCTGCTGGCGGACGTCGGCATCGACGCCATCAACCTGCACCACTCCGACTGGACCGGCGGGCTGACCACCCTGTTCCACCGCTTCGAGCGCTACTGCCTCGGCTGGGACGCGCAGCACGACCGGCCGCTCGCGGCGCTGATCGACATGGGCATCGACGGCGTGTTCTCCGACCACGTCGACCGCATGGTCGACGCGCTGGCCGCCGCCCGCCGCTGA
- the lepB gene encoding signal peptidase I, with amino-acid sequence MTSSEPPFLGLDDPGHPVEPPEAAGASGVRSLIEWVVVVGGALIIALVIKTFLLQAFFIPSSSMVSTLNIGDRVLVNKLSYRLHEVNRGDIIVFERPEGEADSQIQDLIKRVIGLPGDTVEGQNGQVLINGEPLDEPYLDEGVTTGDFDPVEVPEGHLFMMGDNRGDSRDSRFFGPIAEETIVGRAFFRVWPLGDISTL; translated from the coding sequence GTGACCAGCTCCGAACCGCCCTTCCTCGGGCTCGACGACCCCGGCCACCCTGTCGAGCCTCCCGAGGCGGCGGGGGCCTCCGGCGTCCGCAGCCTGATCGAGTGGGTCGTTGTCGTCGGCGGTGCGCTCATCATCGCCCTGGTCATCAAGACCTTCCTCCTCCAGGCCTTCTTCATCCCGTCCTCGTCGATGGTGTCGACCCTGAACATCGGTGACCGGGTGCTCGTGAACAAGCTGAGCTACCGGCTCCACGAGGTCAACCGCGGCGACATCATCGTGTTCGAGCGCCCCGAGGGCGAGGCCGACAGCCAGATCCAGGACCTCATCAAGCGGGTCATCGGGCTGCCCGGCGACACCGTCGAAGGTCAGAACGGCCAGGTGCTGATCAACGGCGAGCCCCTCGACGAGCCCTACCTCGACGAGGGCGTCACCACCGGGGACTTCGATCCGGTCGAGGTACCGGAGGGCCACCTCTTCATGATGGGCGACAATCGGGGTGACTCCCGCGACAGCCGGTTCTTCGGGCCCATCGCGGAGGAGACCATCGTGGGGCGGGCCTTCTTCCGGGTCTGGCCCCTCGGCGACATCTCCACGCTGTAG